A section of the Candidatus Acidiferrales bacterium genome encodes:
- a CDS encoding thioredoxin fold domain-containing protein has product MNLISMVVLGVLNFINMGCKMNNGADESLKWTNITDGMKQASTAKKKMLVDVYTDWCGWCKKMEKDTYGDDCVKNYLAQNYVLIRLNAESDSKETVGNEEVTQADIASAFRVDGYPTTVFLTADGQRITSVPGYMKPAEFLQVLKYIGENYYEKMNFQDYLNSQSVPAK; this is encoded by the coding sequence ATGAATCTGATTTCGATGGTGGTTCTAGGCGTTTTGAACTTTATAAACATGGGTTGCAAAATGAATAATGGTGCTGATGAGAGTCTAAAGTGGACGAATATTACCGATGGCATGAAACAGGCATCGACCGCAAAGAAGAAAATGCTTGTCGACGTCTATACCGATTGGTGCGGCTGGTGTAAAAAAATGGAAAAGGATACTTACGGCGACGACTGCGTAAAAAATTACCTTGCACAGAATTATGTTCTCATAAGATTGAATGCGGAGAGTGATTCTAAAGAAACCGTTGGCAATGAGGAGGTAACACAGGCGGATATTGCATCCGCGTTTCGAGTGGACGGTTATCCTACGACGGTTTTTTTAACGGCCGATGGTCAGCGGATTACTTCTGTTCCGGGATACATGAAACCGGCCGAATTTTTACAGGTACTGAAATATATCGGCGAAAACTATTACGAAAAGATGAATTTCCAGGATTACTTGAACTCGCAGAGCGTGCCGGCGAAATAA
- a CDS encoding putative LPS assembly protein LptD, producing MKSFCQILILSIAISTLHAQDTTKIPLMTDTTKIAQKTVEDTTKAQIDSVVTYSATDSVVYSIDNRQMLLYKNGDMKYKDFKLNAGQIDINWDTSILTAQGRKDSADKTVEQPVFNDGGEVYNSSHVTYDFKTQKGRVNVANTEIDKSYYHGELIKKFGKDVLFIENGRFTTCDNTADPDYWFQSSKMKLVVNDRIVAEPIIFYLDGVPVFALPFGVFPSKGGRRSGIITPAFGESANAGRYLSHFGYFWAINDYSDLTTTADWYTRGGYALRSGFRYNVRYYLNGSLYGAYDYRYTGQPGDVPTSSEPQGYSLQKDWDLQFTHDQVIDPTTRIVANVNMSSGSYYRNTSLDYGQNLLQNLVSDASFFKTWENSGNSLSLNIHRDQNLGNGSISATLPSMSFSHSTSYPFRRSDQSSDLSDNLSWYEMIGYSYSGEFENQTSKTWDTTVAGDYRRFSAYGASHSVIINASPKAGFFTITPSLSITDKMYTSRTIYDEQRSGFGHPYQLGDTVVGRTEYGLYNVGTFSTGVSASTRLFGIMQPNIFGITAFRHTLEPSIAFSYQPDFSKPYWHYYQTFVINGVSQQYNNYQTAVYGGAPSGTVAAASFSLANIFEMKTLSSDTSQAENKIQLLNLDLSTSYNFAADSMKLAPLSTSFRTNIAQKFDFSGNANFDFYKFDTASTVRARINKYLWSEGKLPDMTSFSLSLSTSLQGQSKKSASSHQSQSPDSLAQQQDSLKALQQYNGFYQQVESPDLSIPWNLSFGIVYTRDKPEPDVLQQRASLSLNLGFNLTDNWNIKFSGGYDILNHQIVVPTVHVYRDLHCWEMNLTWNPIGAYRGFNLEIRIKASQLQDIKVTKREDTLVGD from the coding sequence GTGAAATCGTTCTGTCAAATACTAATCCTTTCTATTGCCATTTCCACCCTTCATGCACAGGACACGACAAAGATCCCGCTGATGACCGACACGACGAAGATCGCGCAGAAAACGGTCGAGGATACAACGAAAGCGCAGATCGATTCGGTCGTAACTTATAGCGCGACCGATTCTGTAGTCTATTCCATAGATAACCGCCAGATGTTGCTTTACAAAAATGGGGACATGAAATATAAAGATTTCAAGTTGAATGCCGGGCAGATCGATATCAATTGGGATACGTCGATACTTACGGCTCAAGGGAGAAAAGACAGTGCTGACAAAACCGTCGAACAGCCGGTCTTCAACGACGGTGGAGAAGTATACAATAGCTCTCACGTCACATATGATTTCAAGACTCAGAAAGGAAGGGTCAACGTCGCCAACACGGAGATTGACAAAAGTTATTACCATGGTGAACTGATAAAAAAATTCGGAAAGGATGTTCTCTTTATTGAAAACGGAAGATTTACTACATGCGATAATACGGCAGACCCGGACTATTGGTTTCAGAGTTCAAAGATGAAATTGGTTGTGAACGACAGAATTGTAGCGGAGCCGATAATTTTTTATCTCGATGGCGTGCCGGTCTTTGCACTTCCCTTCGGAGTTTTTCCCAGCAAGGGAGGAAGACGAAGCGGGATAATCACGCCTGCATTCGGCGAGAGCGCAAATGCAGGGAGGTACCTCTCGCATTTCGGTTACTTCTGGGCGATAAATGATTACTCGGACTTAACAACCACTGCAGACTGGTATACTCGCGGTGGTTATGCACTGAGAAGCGGGTTCAGATACAATGTTAGGTATTACCTTAATGGGAGCCTTTACGGGGCTTACGACTACAGATATACGGGCCAGCCCGGAGACGTCCCCACCAGTTCGGAGCCCCAAGGGTACTCACTGCAAAAAGACTGGGACCTCCAGTTCACGCACGATCAGGTGATCGATCCAACTACGCGAATCGTGGCCAATGTCAACATGAGTTCAGGAAGCTATTACAGAAACACGAGTTTGGATTACGGCCAGAACCTTCTGCAAAACCTTGTGTCAGACGCTTCATTCTTCAAGACCTGGGAGAATTCCGGCAACAGTCTATCTCTCAATATCCATAGAGATCAAAATTTAGGGAACGGGTCTATCTCTGCAACGCTTCCAAGCATGAGCTTCTCGCATTCGACGAGTTACCCTTTCAGGAGATCCGACCAGTCCAGCGACCTCAGCGACAACCTATCCTGGTACGAGATGATAGGATATTCATACAGCGGGGAGTTTGAGAACCAGACTTCAAAAACATGGGACACGACTGTTGCCGGTGATTACAGAAGATTTAGCGCCTATGGGGCATCCCACTCCGTTATTATCAACGCATCCCCGAAGGCGGGTTTCTTCACGATCACCCCTTCTCTTTCCATCACAGACAAGATGTACACGTCGCGGACAATTTATGACGAACAAAGATCCGGCTTCGGACACCCCTACCAGCTTGGAGATACGGTTGTAGGAAGAACGGAATATGGTCTCTACAATGTCGGGACATTCAGCACCGGAGTATCGGCAAGCACGAGACTGTTCGGAATCATGCAGCCCAACATCTTTGGAATCACCGCTTTCAGGCACACGCTCGAGCCGAGTATTGCTTTCTCATACCAGCCGGATTTTTCAAAACCATATTGGCACTACTATCAAACCTTCGTGATAAACGGAGTTTCGCAGCAGTACAATAATTATCAAACTGCGGTCTACGGTGGCGCTCCATCAGGGACGGTTGCGGCGGCAAGTTTCTCCCTGGCCAATATTTTTGAAATGAAGACTCTATCAAGCGACACTTCGCAAGCTGAAAACAAAATTCAACTCCTCAACCTAGATTTGAGTACATCATATAATTTTGCCGCCGACTCGATGAAGCTGGCACCGCTCTCCACAAGTTTTCGCACCAACATCGCTCAGAAATTCGATTTCAGCGGAAACGCAAATTTCGACTTTTATAAATTCGACACAGCCTCCACTGTCCGAGCAAGAATAAATAAATATCTGTGGTCGGAAGGAAAACTTCCCGACATGACAAGTTTTTCACTCAGCCTTTCTACTTCGCTGCAAGGACAGAGCAAGAAGTCTGCATCCTCTCATCAGTCGCAATCACCTGATTCTCTGGCGCAGCAACAAGACTCACTGAAAGCATTGCAGCAGTATAACGGTTTTTACCAGCAGGTTGAGTCTCCAGATCTCAGCATACCGTGGAATTTGAGCTTCGGAATCGTTTATACCCGAGACAAACCCGAGCCGGACGTGCTCCAACAAAGGGCAAGCCTCAGCTTGAACCTGGGATTTAACCTCACTGATAACTGGAATATCAAGTTCAGCGGCGGCTACGATATCTTAAATCATCAGATCGTTGTTCCTACGGTGCACGTCTACCGCGACTTGCATTGCTGGGAGATGAATCTCACATGGAACCCGATAGGTGCATATCGTGGTTTTAACCTTGAAATAAGAATAAAAGCTTCGCAACTTCAGGATATAAAGGTGACAAAGAGAGAGGATACGTTAGTTGGAGATTGA
- a CDS encoding N-acetyltransferase — MEIDNKTSSIKIRRAKVCDVPQIVSLINSYAEKGEMLYRSQSQVLQQVRNYFVAASTDSENRNNGGSSPEASDLILACGALDITWNDLAELRSLAVHTDTQGKGLGTQVVEALMNDAVELGLRHVFALTYKPHFFERLGFKTIDKQLLPHKVWSICIDCLKFPVCDEVAMQIEMEDWVKNKILHEAR, encoded by the coding sequence TTGGAGATTGATAACAAAACTTCAAGCATAAAAATCCGGCGTGCAAAAGTCTGCGATGTTCCGCAGATCGTCTCATTGATAAATTCCTACGCGGAAAAAGGAGAAATGCTTTACCGCTCTCAAAGCCAGGTCTTACAACAGGTAAGGAACTATTTCGTTGCGGCTTCTACGGACTCAGAGAACCGAAATAATGGAGGGTCTTCGCCGGAGGCTTCGGATTTGATACTCGCCTGCGGTGCATTGGACATAACGTGGAACGACCTCGCCGAACTTCGTTCCTTGGCAGTTCACACCGACACCCAAGGCAAAGGCCTCGGTACACAGGTCGTTGAAGCCTTAATGAACGATGCAGTCGAACTCGGCTTAAGGCATGTTTTCGCTCTTACTTACAAGCCGCATTTCTTCGAAAGACTCGGATTTAAGACTATCGACAAGCAGCTGCTTCCGCACAAAGTTTGGAGCATTTGTATCGACTGTCTGAAGTTTCCGGTTTGTGACGAAGTTGCAATGCAGATCGAAATGGAAGACTGGGTGAAGAATAAAATTCTCCACGAAGCAAGATAA
- a CDS encoding M24 family metallopeptidase: protein MELQKIQTAIKSLGIDGWLFFDFHNRDHMGLKILGMDPHAMSTRRWYYFIPASGEPVKLAHRVEPAKLDHLPGNKLMYSSWRELHSNLKKMLGSPSKIAMQCSPMNAIPYVSIVDGGTIELVKSFGHQIASSADLVQQFEALLDEKAIKSHFKAGKLIDRILDEAFNEVRKSLRNKKYKTEYEIEQFIEKRFKTNGLITDDPLIVGTNDHPVNPHFAPTPKNSRKIKPGDKLLIDLWAKFDKPGSIYYDITWSAFVGDDPPEEYVKAFHVVRDARRAGFEFLSSRLNEGKQVAGWEVDDICRDVVKGAGYGEYFTHRTGHSIGEEVHGNGANIDNFETQDTRQLVPGCLFSLEPGIYLEGKMGVRSELNVFIDSSNKAVVTGREQDELVLIC, encoded by the coding sequence ATGGAACTTCAAAAAATCCAAACCGCGATCAAATCCCTGGGCATCGATGGCTGGTTGTTCTTCGACTTCCATAACCGCGACCACATGGGCTTGAAAATTCTCGGGATGGACCCGCATGCCATGTCGACACGTCGATGGTATTATTTCATTCCGGCGAGCGGCGAGCCTGTGAAACTTGCTCACCGCGTGGAGCCGGCAAAATTAGACCACCTTCCCGGAAACAAGCTTATGTATTCAAGCTGGCGGGAGCTTCACTCAAATTTGAAAAAGATGCTTGGCAGTCCTTCGAAAATTGCAATGCAGTGTTCACCTATGAACGCAATTCCGTACGTTTCGATCGTGGATGGCGGAACCATTGAGCTCGTGAAAAGCTTCGGACATCAAATCGCTTCGTCCGCGGATTTAGTCCAGCAATTCGAGGCGCTCCTTGATGAGAAAGCGATCAAGTCGCACTTCAAGGCCGGAAAACTCATCGACAGAATTTTAGACGAAGCCTTCAACGAGGTTCGCAAGTCCCTGCGGAACAAGAAATACAAGACCGAATATGAGATAGAACAGTTCATCGAGAAGCGTTTCAAGACAAACGGTCTTATAACAGACGACCCGCTGATAGTCGGCACCAACGACCATCCTGTAAATCCGCATTTTGCTCCGACTCCAAAGAACTCCCGCAAAATAAAACCGGGCGACAAACTTCTTATCGACCTCTGGGCAAAATTTGACAAGCCCGGATCGATTTACTACGATATAACATGGAGCGCATTCGTCGGAGATGATCCGCCGGAAGAATATGTGAAGGCGTTCCATGTTGTCCGAGACGCGAGGCGAGCGGGCTTCGAATTCTTGAGTTCGAGACTAAATGAAGGGAAGCAGGTCGCCGGCTGGGAAGTTGATGATATATGCAGAGACGTCGTCAAAGGTGCGGGCTATGGAGAATATTTCACGCATCGCACCGGACACTCTATCGGCGAAGAAGTGCACGGCAATGGAGCAAACATCGACAACTTCGAAACTCAGGATACGCGGCAGCTTGTACCAGGATGTCTTTTCTCTCTCGAGCCGGGGATTTATCTGGAGGGCAAAATGGGAGTTAGGTCCGAACTCAATGTCTTCATCGACAGTTCAAACAAAGCCGTGGTAACCGGAAGGGAGCAAGACGAGTTGGTGCTGATCTGTTAG
- a CDS encoding glycosyltransferase family 9 protein produces MSIFGRNHKRILVARPDRIGDVVLSTPVFHTLKDSFPGSFIAALVSPYTGPLLKGNPYIDAVITDGPARKNLRMKVRELRKYKFDTALLLMPTKRLAYMTFLAGIPYRVGVGRILYEVITLMHGVSRRKYNPLRHESEYMLDLARRIGAQKIWTQPEIFLTTEEKDFAHEFLMRKGFDLGRAIIAIHPGSGHSSPSWKPETYSALASMLVRNGTQVFVTGADHEKYIEEFFSKITGKDIRTSFGELSLREMTSVISQMSLLISSSTGPMHIAAAVGTPTVSTFCPLTACSPKLWGPIGASSAHKVILPPENFCKTQCPGDPHVCTFGDGTSGIAVREVFDAAVQTIRKTEEIPVSGVSGFSSEMQRLR; encoded by the coding sequence TTGAGCATTTTCGGAAGAAATCATAAAAGAATCCTCGTCGCAAGGCCGGACAGAATAGGTGATGTTGTCCTCTCGACGCCGGTCTTTCACACACTGAAAGATTCATTCCCGGGTTCGTTTATTGCTGCCCTCGTTTCACCTTACACGGGTCCGCTCTTGAAGGGAAATCCTTACATAGATGCGGTCATCACGGACGGTCCTGCCAGAAAAAATCTCCGAATGAAGGTAAGGGAACTTCGTAAATACAAATTTGACACGGCCCTTCTTCTCATGCCGACGAAACGTCTCGCTTACATGACGTTTCTTGCAGGGATTCCTTACCGTGTTGGAGTTGGGCGTATTCTGTATGAAGTTATTACGCTCATGCATGGAGTCTCAAGAAGAAAATACAATCCGCTGAGGCACGAGTCCGAGTACATGCTTGATCTGGCAAGGAGGATCGGCGCGCAGAAAATATGGACGCAGCCGGAAATCTTTTTGACCACGGAAGAAAAAGATTTTGCACATGAATTCTTAATGCGAAAAGGGTTTGATTTGGGCCGTGCCATCATCGCCATCCATCCTGGCAGCGGGCATTCTTCTCCCAGCTGGAAACCCGAAACGTATTCCGCGTTGGCGAGTATGCTGGTACGGAACGGTACACAGGTGTTCGTGACGGGCGCGGACCACGAGAAATACATCGAGGAGTTTTTCTCAAAGATCACAGGTAAAGACATAAGAACATCTTTTGGTGAGCTCTCATTACGCGAGATGACTTCGGTTATCTCTCAAATGAGTTTGCTAATCTCTTCCAGCACGGGGCCGATGCACATAGCGGCGGCAGTCGGCACTCCTACAGTTTCGACATTTTGCCCGTTGACTGCCTGCTCGCCGAAATTATGGGGGCCAATCGGCGCGTCTTCAGCACATAAAGTAATCCTTCCGCCGGAAAATTTTTGTAAGACACAATGCCCCGGTGACCCGCATGTCTGCACGTTCGGGGATGGCACGAGCGGAATCGCCGTGAGGGAAGTGTTTGATGCCGCCGTTCAGACAATTCGCAAGACCGAGGAAATTCCCGTGAGCGGAGTGTCCGGTTTTTCCAGCGAGATGCAGCGACTCCGATGA
- a CDS encoding GNAT family N-acetyltransferase — protein MIIRQASSSDVDSIASLLSKSFLEDTSIVRVSIENNPRYSLSDMFVAEDKSVNAGIVGCLRITPLEVYSRGVRMPMGGIAAVAVQPEARRRGIAEALMEDSLRRMYEMDYPISMLFPFRHHFYKKFGYGYVGAVMHYEFAPANICNFSSTANSSLREERSHVRAFAKGDKSKIKRVLQQEIQANGGFTVLRNDNFWDLVVFPKFKDAYVYDDGEIKGYVAFEVYKEHAAADGLVGETVLNIKEFVGLDAMVHRGLWGFLGALREQVTRVKFLAPADYPVHLFLKEPSESHYRRLFFEYKTFSTLASGFMMRIINVPSALSRLRHNIDLPADFVIKISDGNLPMNSRTFNLHVHNGETTIDETRQNVQFESDIEIFSQIYAGFLKPSDALKLGFARGGKLIAAKLDELFKAPAPFIYQYDIF, from the coding sequence ATGATAATTCGCCAGGCATCTTCCAGCGATGTCGATTCCATAGCTTCACTTCTGTCAAAATCTTTTCTGGAAGATACTTCCATCGTCCGCGTCAGCATAGAAAATAATCCGCGCTATTCGTTGTCCGACATGTTTGTCGCCGAAGACAAGAGCGTGAACGCCGGGATCGTGGGTTGTTTGCGAATAACTCCGCTTGAAGTCTACTCTCGCGGAGTAAGGATGCCGATGGGCGGTATCGCCGCAGTTGCGGTTCAACCGGAAGCGAGAAGGCGTGGAATTGCAGAAGCTCTCATGGAAGATTCATTGAGAAGGATGTACGAAATGGACTACCCTATCTCCATGTTGTTTCCATTCAGGCATCACTTCTACAAAAAGTTCGGTTACGGCTATGTTGGGGCCGTGATGCATTACGAATTTGCGCCGGCTAATATTTGTAATTTTTCTTCGACAGCAAATTCGTCATTAAGAGAGGAGCGGTCTCATGTTCGTGCATTCGCAAAGGGAGACAAAAGCAAGATAAAAAGAGTATTGCAGCAGGAAATACAGGCGAATGGCGGATTCACCGTTCTGCGGAATGATAATTTCTGGGATCTGGTGGTCTTTCCAAAGTTCAAGGATGCTTATGTCTACGACGACGGCGAAATAAAGGGATATGTCGCATTTGAAGTCTATAAGGAACATGCTGCAGCCGATGGGCTCGTCGGGGAGACTGTTTTGAACATAAAAGAATTTGTCGGACTTGATGCCATGGTGCATCGTGGTCTATGGGGCTTCCTTGGCGCGCTCCGGGAGCAGGTGACCCGCGTAAAATTTCTCGCTCCAGCGGATTACCCGGTCCATCTTTTTCTGAAGGAACCGAGCGAGTCCCATTACAGGAGATTGTTCTTCGAGTATAAAACTTTTTCAACACTCGCGTCAGGTTTCATGATGAGAATCATAAATGTCCCGAGCGCGCTCAGCAGGTTGCGCCATAACATTGATCTGCCGGCAGACTTTGTAATTAAGATCAGTGATGGCAACCTTCCGATGAACTCGCGGACTTTCAACCTGCATGTACACAACGGCGAGACGACAATCGATGAAACGAGACAAAACGTGCAGTTTGAATCGGATATTGAGATATTTTCGCAGATTTATGCCGGCTTCTTAAAGCCCAGCGACGCATTGAAACTCGGCTTTGCGCGCGGCGGAAAATTGATCGCAGCAAAACTTGATGAACTTTTTAAGGCTCCTGCACCGTTTATATATCAGTACGACATTTTCTAA
- a CDS encoding PQ-loop domain-containing transporter, with the protein MKIVGLIGLIAIVACWIPQTLEVVRSKRSGMKLSFLLLYFPGSIALTVYAIGDPIFVILNLLTAIGSAVNLYFKVFPKNAEDKTS; encoded by the coding sequence ATGAAAATTGTCGGACTCATCGGTTTGATTGCCATCGTCGCGTGCTGGATTCCTCAGACACTTGAAGTCGTTAGGTCCAAGCGTTCCGGCATGAAGCTCTCTTTTCTTTTGCTTTATTTTCCCGGGAGCATCGCACTGACCGTCTACGCGATTGGCGACCCGATCTTTGTCATTCTAAATTTGCTCACCGCGATCGGAAGCGCCGTGAATCTCTACTTCAAAGTTTTTCCCAAGAATGCGGAAGATAAAACTTCCTGA
- a CDS encoding acyltransferase family protein — MENRNRLIFLDILRAIGVMLMIEGHTLDAVLSPLYRDGSTFMFQLWTFFRGLTAPFFFFSAGLAFVVATVKNDFGGLSISNRTKSRRIRRIATLLLLGYGLHFPLELLYEPSGVPSYNLKIFFYVDALHVISLSLLVILVIALFAKKAEALLRSYVIAAVLSLAIAPVVEPIRWENFLAPFFYSYLTFRSGSFFTFFPFSAYLFAGASFGAASLTMPIESRSRALSGNFMKASIVSLLLFLVFFPIQLLFVSLYVDYWRALPAINFLRFGIVGLVASMVGYLSLKVRHFPKIIPALGRNSLTIYVVHLMVVYGSPINLGLTQLIPEGTNSAVAILLVVGVVSSMVGMVYGIEAYKVRKRKIEVITVSEIAK, encoded by the coding sequence ATGGAAAACAGAAATAGGCTGATCTTCCTGGATATTCTCAGGGCAATCGGTGTCATGTTGATGATTGAAGGGCATACGCTGGATGCCGTTTTGAGCCCACTGTACAGAGATGGCTCCACATTCATGTTTCAGCTGTGGACTTTTTTTCGCGGACTGACCGCGCCGTTCTTTTTCTTCTCCGCCGGACTTGCGTTTGTGGTGGCGACGGTTAAAAACGATTTTGGAGGCCTTAGTATTTCTAACAGAACAAAATCCAGGCGCATCAGAAGAATAGCGACGCTGCTGCTATTGGGATATGGTCTGCATTTTCCTCTTGAACTTCTTTATGAGCCGTCAGGTGTTCCATCATATAACTTAAAGATATTTTTCTATGTGGATGCGCTGCATGTAATCTCATTGTCACTTCTGGTAATTCTCGTCATTGCGTTGTTCGCGAAAAAGGCAGAGGCATTGCTTCGTTCTTATGTTATCGCTGCCGTTTTATCGCTCGCAATTGCGCCGGTGGTTGAGCCCATCAGGTGGGAAAATTTTCTCGCTCCGTTTTTCTATTCCTACCTTACATTCCGTTCCGGGTCGTTTTTCACTTTTTTCCCCTTTTCGGCTTATTTATTTGCCGGAGCTTCTTTCGGCGCTGCCTCGCTTACTATGCCGATTGAAAGCCGTTCCCGCGCGTTGTCCGGAAATTTCATGAAAGCCTCTATCGTCTCTCTGTTATTGTTCCTCGTTTTCTTTCCCATCCAGCTTCTGTTTGTTTCTCTCTATGTCGACTACTGGCGTGCCTTGCCGGCGATAAATTTTTTGCGATTCGGCATCGTAGGACTTGTAGCTTCCATGGTCGGTTACTTGAGTCTGAAGGTTAGGCATTTTCCGAAAATTATCCCGGCGCTCGGCAGGAATTCCCTCACGATCTATGTCGTGCACCTGATGGTCGTTTACGGTTCGCCGATAAATCTCGGCCTTACGCAGCTGATTCCGGAAGGGACAAACTCCGCGGTTGCAATTCTTCTCGTCGTTGGAGTTGTGTCGTCAATGGTTGGAATGGTCTACGGGATAGAAGCCTACAAAGTGAGGAAGAGGAAAATTGAAGTTATTACTGTCAGCGAAATAGCGAAGTAA
- the radA gene encoding DNA repair protein RadA, with protein sequence MSRQTIRFACQNCGYVSPRWIGRCPECGEWNSFVEELINETPRKKESRSKIEIVPLSEVEVSEGKRLSTGIEEFDRVLGGGLMPGSIILIAGDPGVGKSTLMMQLARNPKLGKILYVTGEESRAQVRVRAQRLGITTLDNLFVLSETDLESIVKAVSEFSPPILIVDSIQTIYHPEVVSAPGSVSQVRECSAKLAQLAKLTGTAVFVVGHVTKDGIAAGPKVLEHIVDAVLQLEGERHYAFRILRANKNRFGSTNEIGIFEMRETGLVEVENPSEIFLSERSYGASGSTVTAAIEGTRPILLEIQALVTPTGYSVPQRTSTGFDYRRLGIILAVVEKRLGLKLGGFDVFLNVAGGVKVDEPAIDLAAAVSVISSYKDVPVDSSTIVIGEVGLAGEVRSVSQIERRVQEAAKLGFKKAIVPHANFKGAMSKLDIEISEVRKISEAVKLLI encoded by the coding sequence ATGTCCAGGCAAACAATCCGTTTCGCATGTCAGAACTGCGGATACGTCTCACCGCGCTGGATCGGGCGTTGTCCTGAATGCGGAGAGTGGAACTCCTTTGTTGAAGAGCTGATCAACGAAACCCCAAGGAAAAAAGAATCCAGAAGCAAAATTGAAATCGTCCCGCTGAGCGAAGTTGAGGTCAGTGAGGGAAAACGTCTCTCAACGGGGATCGAAGAATTCGACCGTGTGCTCGGCGGCGGACTCATGCCGGGATCAATCATCCTCATTGCGGGCGATCCGGGAGTCGGCAAATCCACCTTAATGATGCAGCTTGCGCGAAATCCAAAATTAGGCAAAATACTCTACGTCACCGGAGAGGAATCGCGTGCACAAGTCAGGGTGCGTGCTCAAAGGCTGGGAATAACCACCCTGGACAATTTATTCGTCCTTTCTGAAACCGATCTGGAGTCCATAGTAAAAGCGGTTTCTGAGTTCAGCCCGCCCATCTTGATCGTCGATTCTATACAAACAATTTACCACCCCGAAGTCGTCTCGGCACCCGGAAGTGTCAGCCAGGTACGCGAGTGCTCGGCGAAGCTAGCACAGCTTGCAAAGCTCACGGGCACTGCGGTCTTCGTGGTCGGTCATGTGACGAAAGATGGAATCGCTGCGGGGCCAAAGGTTCTGGAGCACATCGTCGACGCAGTCCTGCAGCTTGAAGGCGAGCGGCATTACGCCTTTAGAATTCTCCGCGCGAACAAAAACAGATTTGGATCGACCAACGAGATCGGAATATTCGAGATGCGCGAGACTGGACTCGTTGAAGTCGAGAACCCGTCGGAGATTTTTCTTTCTGAAAGAAGCTACGGCGCGAGCGGTTCGACCGTCACCGCTGCCATCGAAGGAACGCGTCCGATACTCCTTGAGATTCAGGCACTCGTCACGCCGACCGGCTACTCGGTGCCGCAGCGAACTTCTACCGGATTCGATTATCGCCGCCTGGGAATTATTCTTGCGGTAGTCGAAAAAAGATTGGGATTGAAATTGGGCGGCTTCGATGTTTTTCTAAACGTTGCCGGTGGAGTGAAAGTCGACGAGCCTGCAATCGACCTCGCGGCGGCTGTTTCCGTCATCTCAAGTTATAAGGATGTCCCGGTTGATTCGAGCACAATCGTTATCGGAGAGGTCGGGCTCGCCGGTGAAGTGCGAAGTGTCAGCCAGATCGAGCGGCGCGTGCAGGAGGCGGCCAAGTTAGGTTTCAAAAAAGCGATTGTGCCTCACGCAAACTTCAAGGGCGCGATGTCGAAATTAGATATCGAAATCTCAGAGGTGCGGAAAATTTCGGAAGCGGTAAAGCTTCTAATATAA